The Musa acuminata AAA Group cultivar baxijiao chromosome BXJ2-2, Cavendish_Baxijiao_AAA, whole genome shotgun sequence genome has a segment encoding these proteins:
- the LOC103975078 gene encoding GATA transcription factor 26 isoform X2: MGKQGPCRHCGVTSTPLWRNGPPEKPVLCNACGSRWRTKGSLTNYVPLHAREFFNSDELKVSKIKSISSKSKEHKLQKNKQSKSTLENECEIQYYDQNFLKIVEGDVSNRSSSESAISGSESCVHFGTTDASDITGSVQSNVEHSLVPSKKRTFTTRPKPSVEKLTKDLYSILHEEQSSNLSRTSDDDLLYESGTPLGSFEIGYGGVLIRHPNSKSVEEESEASSFPVYKSCITNEDFSGSASLSVNTKSKKRSYLNSGTDPTKSTAPVTQENPKRDLILNEKLNNLQNWNSCLSYADLNVFINFEVFMKYLTYEEQQRLMKYLPSTDAANPPESLKSMFTSPQFLDTLSCFQQLFQEGVLDLSFSGANAEECRTVERLALLNSTNLQWSEFYQDIKGSSSNKKRGNGKLNRQLLPEQKSSMRSPKRVCRSGGMNPPSGCSNQLESSVVSKVTDDTEDFVDHEAACIYSRKIFATAADRSYSLAPKQFIADSSDDDLLLDMPSSASFPEAELLYHPWRQIINQNDSPAESGLEASYHPSSSFCGK, translated from the exons GTACCCCTCTCTGGCGGAATGGACCACCTGAAAAGCCAGTTTTATGCAACGCATGTGGTTCCAGGTGGAGAACAAAGGGTTCATTGACAAACTACGTACCACTGCATGCTCGTGAATTTTTTAATTCAGATGAGTTAAAAGTTTCAAAAATCAAAAGTATATCCTCTAAATCCAAAGAGCATAAGTTGCAAAAGAACAAACAAAGTAAAAGTACACTGGAAAATGAATGTGAAATTCAGTATTATGACCAGAACTTCCTTAAGATCGTTGAAGGAGATGTGAGCAATCGATCCAGTTCTGAGTCTGCTATATCTGGTTCAGAAAGCTGTGTACATTTTGGGACCACTGATGCAAGTGATATAACAG GTTCAGTTCAGTCCAATGTAGAGCATTCATTAGTGCCATCTAAGAAGAGGACATTTACAACTCGCCCAAAACCTTCTGTTGAAAAGCTCACGAAGGATCTGTATTCTATATTGCATGAAGAGCAGTCTTCTAACCTGTCCAGAACCTCAGATGATGATTTGCTTTATGAAAGTGGAACTCCACTTGGTTCTTTTGAGATCGGGTATGGAGGTGTACTCATTAGACATCCAAATTCAAAATCAgttgaggaggaatcagaagccaGCTCATTTCCAGTATATAAATCATGCATTACCAATGAAGATTTCTCAGGTTCAGCATCCTTATCTGTAAATACTAAAAGCAAAAAAAGAAGTTATCTGAATTCTGGTACTGACCCAACGAAGTCTACAGCACCAGTAACCCAGGAAAATCCAAAAAG GGATTTAATATTGAACGAAAAGTTAAATAACCTGCAAAATTGGAATTCTTGCCTGAGTTATGCTGATTTAAAT GTTTTCATTAACTTTGAGGTCTTCATGAAATATCTGACATATGAAGAACAACAACGATTGATGAAATATTTACCATCTACAGATGCTGCCAACCCCCCTGAAAG CCTCAAAAGCATGTTCACAAGTCCTCAGTTCTTGGACACATTATCTTGCTTTCAGCAACTGTTCCAAGAAGGAGTTCTTGATCTCTCATTTTCAGGAGCAAATGCTGAAGAGTGTAGGACTGTGGAAAGGCTTGCATTACTAAATAGCACAAACCTTCAATGGTCAGAGTTCTACCAAGACATAAAG GGTTCATCCTCAAACAAGAAAAGAGGAAATGGAAAGCTAAATAGACAACTCCTTCCTG AGCAGAAGAGCAGCATGAGAAGCCCTAAAAGAGTGTGCAGGTCTGGGGGCATGAATCCTCCTTCAGGATGTTCAAATCAGCTAGAATCTAGTGTTGTTTCCAAAGTAACTGATGACACAGAAGACTTTGTAGACCATGAAGCGGCTTGCATCTATTCAAGAAAGATTTTTGCTACTGCTGCTGATAGGAGCTACTCGCTAGCCCCAAAACAGTTCATCGCTGACAGCTCAGACGATGACTTGCTCCTGGATATGCCATCCAGTGCGTCATTTCCTGAAGCAGAACTCCTGTACCATCCTTGGAGACAAATTATAAACCAAAATGATTCCCCAGCTGAGAGTGGACTTGAAGCTTCTTACCACCCATCTTCAAGTTTCTGCGGTAAATAA
- the LOC135606068 gene encoding metacaspase-1-like codes for MSLMLVDCSGCRTPLQLPPGAKSIRCALCQAVTYIPDPRGAPAPAASQGYRPPAAPSPGAGTPWGPPPTPHGRKRAVICGISYRYSRHELKGCINDAKCMRYLLINRFDFPESSIIMLTEEETDPYKFPTKHNIRMALYWLVQGCQPGDSLVFHYSGHGSQQRSYHSDEVDGYDETLCPLDFESQGMIVDDEINATIVRPLPHGVKLHAIIDACHSGTVLDLPFLCRMNRSGQYIWEDHRPRSGVWKGTSGGEAISFSGCDDDQTSADTSALSRITSTGAMTFCFIQAIERGHGATYGSILNSMRTTIRSTGDAMGGGPVTSLLTMLLTGGSLSGGLRQEPQLTAWEQFDVYSKPFSL; via the exons ATGTCTTTGATGCTCGTCGATTGCTCCGGCTGCCGGACGCCGCTCCAGCTTCCGCCGGGGGCCAAGTCCATCCGCTGCGCCCTCTGCCAGGCCGTCACCTACATCCCCGACCCCCGCGGCGCCCCCGCCCCGGCGGCCTCCCAGGGCTACCGCCCCCCTGCAGCCCCGTCGCCCGGCGCCGGTACGCCGTGGGGCCCTCCGCCGACGCCGCACGGGAGGAAGAGGGCCGTGATCTGCGGGATCTCGTACCGTTACTCCCGGCACGAGCTCAAAGGTTGCATCAACGACGCCAAGTGTATGCGCTACCTCCTCATCAACCGCTTCGACTTCCCAGAGTCCTCGATCATCATGCTCACCG AAGAAGAGACTGATCCATATAAGTTCCCGACAAAGCATAATATAAGGATGGCCCTATATTGGCTTGTACAAGGCTGTCAACCAGGAGACTCATTGGTATTCCATTATTCTGGCCATGGTTCGCAACAAAGGAGCTATCACTCAGATGAGGTTGATGGCTACGATGAAACCTTGTGTCCTCTGGACTTTGAATCACAAGGAATGATTGTAGATGATGAAATCAATGCAACAATTGTGAGACCGCTTCCTCATGGAGTAAAGCTTCATGCAATAATAGATGCTTGCCACAGTGGTACTGTACTGGATTTACCTTTCCTCTGTAGGATGAATAG GAGCGGACAATATATATGGGAAGATCATCGCCCTCGATCTGGTGTTTGGAAAGGTACAAGTGGTGGTGAAGCCATTTCCTTCAGTGGTTGCGATGATGACCAAACCTCTGCTGATACCTCG GCTCTATCAAGAATCACCTCCACGGGTGCAATGACCTTCTGCTTTATCCAAGCCATCGAGCGTGGTCATGGGGCTACCTACGGAAGCATACTGAACTCGATGCGAACAACCATCAGGAGCACCGGTGATGCCATGGGTGGAGGTCCTGTAACATCACTCCTCACCATGCTGTTGACAGGAGGCAGTTTAAGTGGTGGGCTGCGACAG GAACCACAACTGACTGCGTGGGAACAATTCGATGTGTACTCGAAGCCCTTCTCTCTATGA
- the LOC103975078 gene encoding GATA transcription factor 26 isoform X1, with protein MQQWTPPSHWIVQIPTYKPISPCTPLWRNGPPEKPVLCNACGSRWRTKGSLTNYVPLHAREFFNSDELKVSKIKSISSKSKEHKLQKNKQSKSTLENECEIQYYDQNFLKIVEGDVSNRSSSESAISGSESCVHFGTTDASDITGSVQSNVEHSLVPSKKRTFTTRPKPSVEKLTKDLYSILHEEQSSNLSRTSDDDLLYESGTPLGSFEIGYGGVLIRHPNSKSVEEESEASSFPVYKSCITNEDFSGSASLSVNTKSKKRSYLNSGTDPTKSTAPVTQENPKRDLILNEKLNNLQNWNSCLSYADLNVFINFEVFMKYLTYEEQQRLMKYLPSTDAANPPESLKSMFTSPQFLDTLSCFQQLFQEGVLDLSFSGANAEECRTVERLALLNSTNLQWSEFYQDIKGSSSNKKRGNGKLNRQLLPEQKSSMRSPKRVCRSGGMNPPSGCSNQLESSVVSKVTDDTEDFVDHEAACIYSRKIFATAADRSYSLAPKQFIADSSDDDLLLDMPSSASFPEAELLYHPWRQIINQNDSPAESGLEASYHPSSSFCGK; from the exons GTACCCCTCTCTGGCGGAATGGACCACCTGAAAAGCCAGTTTTATGCAACGCATGTGGTTCCAGGTGGAGAACAAAGGGTTCATTGACAAACTACGTACCACTGCATGCTCGTGAATTTTTTAATTCAGATGAGTTAAAAGTTTCAAAAATCAAAAGTATATCCTCTAAATCCAAAGAGCATAAGTTGCAAAAGAACAAACAAAGTAAAAGTACACTGGAAAATGAATGTGAAATTCAGTATTATGACCAGAACTTCCTTAAGATCGTTGAAGGAGATGTGAGCAATCGATCCAGTTCTGAGTCTGCTATATCTGGTTCAGAAAGCTGTGTACATTTTGGGACCACTGATGCAAGTGATATAACAG GTTCAGTTCAGTCCAATGTAGAGCATTCATTAGTGCCATCTAAGAAGAGGACATTTACAACTCGCCCAAAACCTTCTGTTGAAAAGCTCACGAAGGATCTGTATTCTATATTGCATGAAGAGCAGTCTTCTAACCTGTCCAGAACCTCAGATGATGATTTGCTTTATGAAAGTGGAACTCCACTTGGTTCTTTTGAGATCGGGTATGGAGGTGTACTCATTAGACATCCAAATTCAAAATCAgttgaggaggaatcagaagccaGCTCATTTCCAGTATATAAATCATGCATTACCAATGAAGATTTCTCAGGTTCAGCATCCTTATCTGTAAATACTAAAAGCAAAAAAAGAAGTTATCTGAATTCTGGTACTGACCCAACGAAGTCTACAGCACCAGTAACCCAGGAAAATCCAAAAAG GGATTTAATATTGAACGAAAAGTTAAATAACCTGCAAAATTGGAATTCTTGCCTGAGTTATGCTGATTTAAAT GTTTTCATTAACTTTGAGGTCTTCATGAAATATCTGACATATGAAGAACAACAACGATTGATGAAATATTTACCATCTACAGATGCTGCCAACCCCCCTGAAAG CCTCAAAAGCATGTTCACAAGTCCTCAGTTCTTGGACACATTATCTTGCTTTCAGCAACTGTTCCAAGAAGGAGTTCTTGATCTCTCATTTTCAGGAGCAAATGCTGAAGAGTGTAGGACTGTGGAAAGGCTTGCATTACTAAATAGCACAAACCTTCAATGGTCAGAGTTCTACCAAGACATAAAG GGTTCATCCTCAAACAAGAAAAGAGGAAATGGAAAGCTAAATAGACAACTCCTTCCTG AGCAGAAGAGCAGCATGAGAAGCCCTAAAAGAGTGTGCAGGTCTGGGGGCATGAATCCTCCTTCAGGATGTTCAAATCAGCTAGAATCTAGTGTTGTTTCCAAAGTAACTGATGACACAGAAGACTTTGTAGACCATGAAGCGGCTTGCATCTATTCAAGAAAGATTTTTGCTACTGCTGCTGATAGGAGCTACTCGCTAGCCCCAAAACAGTTCATCGCTGACAGCTCAGACGATGACTTGCTCCTGGATATGCCATCCAGTGCGTCATTTCCTGAAGCAGAACTCCTGTACCATCCTTGGAGACAAATTATAAACCAAAATGATTCCCCAGCTGAGAGTGGACTTGAAGCTTCTTACCACCCATCTTCAAGTTTCTGCGGTAAATAA
- the LOC103976196 gene encoding uncharacterized protein LOC103976196 isoform X2, whose amino-acid sequence MNEYTREGTKSTRGCFFRPSAATAFPKPATNQSPMATYGGVLRRSAAVVERARDSARRTRKALARFACPQAFAGPPDAEAAAVRAVRNLRSFRLHYALLLWVLLLASLFPRRRATMLFFMAASKAAFFYGVLLKAFPNSALLRQVLDRRLAAALVLAVVGVELVMTRAVPQFLLAMAIGLPVVLLHAVFRVRDDLTASSEEAAAAANGGELGPMLEEKQDLELGSETPGSTGVPQNRFTS is encoded by the exons ATGAATGAGTACACGAGAGAAGGGACGAAGAGTACGCGTGGTTGCTTTTTTCGTCCTTCCGCGGCCACAGCCTTCCCCAAACCAGCCACGAACCAGAGTCCAATGGCGACCTACGGCGGCGTGCTGCGGCGCTCCGCCGCGGTCGTCGAGCGCGCCCGCGACAGCGCCCGCCGCACCCGCAAGGCCCTCGCCCGCTTCGCCTGTCCCCAGGCCTTCGCGGGGCCGCCCGACGCCGAGGCCGCTGCCGTCCGCGCCGTCCGGAACCTCCGATCCTTCCGCCTGCACTACGCTCTCCTCCTCTGGGTCCTCCTACTCGCCTCCCTCTTCCCCCGCCGCCGCGCCACCATGCTCTTCTTCATGGCCGCTTCCAAGGCCGCTTTTTTCTACGGCGTCCTCCTCAAGGCCTTCCCCAACTCCGCCCTCCTCCGCCAGGTCCTGGACCGCAGGCTGGCGGCCGCGCTCGTGCTGGCCGTGGTCGGCGTCGAGCTGGTTATGACGCGAGCCGTGCCGCAGTTCCTGCTCGCCATGGCCATCGGGCTGCCGGTCGTGCTCCTCCACGCTGTGTTCCGCGTGCGTGACGATCTGACGGCCAGCAGCGAGGAGGCGGCGGCTGCTGCCAACGGTGGCGAACTTGGACCGATGTTGGAGGAGAAGCAAGATCTTGAATTGGGATCCGA GACACCAGGAAGCACTGGAGTACCTCAAAATAGATTTACCAGCTAG
- the LOC103975078 gene encoding GATA transcription factor 27 isoform X3 codes for MQQWTPPSHWIVQIPTYKPISPCTPLWRNGPPEKPVLCNACGSRWRTKGSLTNYVPLHAREFFNSDELKVSKIKSISSKSKEHKLQKNKQSKSTLENECEIQYYDQNFLKIVEGDVSNRSSSESAISGSESCVHFGTTDASDITGSVQSNVEHSLVPSKKRTFTTRPKPSVEKLTKDLYSILHEEQSSNLSRTSDDDLLYESGTPLGSFEIGYGGVLIRHPNSKSVEEESEASSFPVYKSCITNEDFSAPVTQENPKRDLILNEKLNNLQNWNSCLSYADLNVFINFEVFMKYLTYEEQQRLMKYLPSTDAANPPESLKSMFTSPQFLDTLSCFQQLFQEGVLDLSFSGANAEECRTVERLALLNSTNLQWSEFYQDIKGSSSNKKRGNGKLNRQLLPEQKSSMRSPKRVCRSGGMNPPSGCSNQLESSVVSKVTDDTEDFVDHEAACIYSRKIFATAADRSYSLAPKQFIADSSDDDLLLDMPSSASFPEAELLYHPWRQIINQNDSPAESGLEASYHPSSSFCGK; via the exons GTACCCCTCTCTGGCGGAATGGACCACCTGAAAAGCCAGTTTTATGCAACGCATGTGGTTCCAGGTGGAGAACAAAGGGTTCATTGACAAACTACGTACCACTGCATGCTCGTGAATTTTTTAATTCAGATGAGTTAAAAGTTTCAAAAATCAAAAGTATATCCTCTAAATCCAAAGAGCATAAGTTGCAAAAGAACAAACAAAGTAAAAGTACACTGGAAAATGAATGTGAAATTCAGTATTATGACCAGAACTTCCTTAAGATCGTTGAAGGAGATGTGAGCAATCGATCCAGTTCTGAGTCTGCTATATCTGGTTCAGAAAGCTGTGTACATTTTGGGACCACTGATGCAAGTGATATAACAG GTTCAGTTCAGTCCAATGTAGAGCATTCATTAGTGCCATCTAAGAAGAGGACATTTACAACTCGCCCAAAACCTTCTGTTGAAAAGCTCACGAAGGATCTGTATTCTATATTGCATGAAGAGCAGTCTTCTAACCTGTCCAGAACCTCAGATGATGATTTGCTTTATGAAAGTGGAACTCCACTTGGTTCTTTTGAGATCGGGTATGGAGGTGTACTCATTAGACATCCAAATTCAAAATCAgttgaggaggaatcagaagccaGCTCATTTCCAGTATATAAATCATGCATTACCAATGAAGATTTCTCAG CACCAGTAACCCAGGAAAATCCAAAAAG GGATTTAATATTGAACGAAAAGTTAAATAACCTGCAAAATTGGAATTCTTGCCTGAGTTATGCTGATTTAAAT GTTTTCATTAACTTTGAGGTCTTCATGAAATATCTGACATATGAAGAACAACAACGATTGATGAAATATTTACCATCTACAGATGCTGCCAACCCCCCTGAAAG CCTCAAAAGCATGTTCACAAGTCCTCAGTTCTTGGACACATTATCTTGCTTTCAGCAACTGTTCCAAGAAGGAGTTCTTGATCTCTCATTTTCAGGAGCAAATGCTGAAGAGTGTAGGACTGTGGAAAGGCTTGCATTACTAAATAGCACAAACCTTCAATGGTCAGAGTTCTACCAAGACATAAAG GGTTCATCCTCAAACAAGAAAAGAGGAAATGGAAAGCTAAATAGACAACTCCTTCCTG AGCAGAAGAGCAGCATGAGAAGCCCTAAAAGAGTGTGCAGGTCTGGGGGCATGAATCCTCCTTCAGGATGTTCAAATCAGCTAGAATCTAGTGTTGTTTCCAAAGTAACTGATGACACAGAAGACTTTGTAGACCATGAAGCGGCTTGCATCTATTCAAGAAAGATTTTTGCTACTGCTGCTGATAGGAGCTACTCGCTAGCCCCAAAACAGTTCATCGCTGACAGCTCAGACGATGACTTGCTCCTGGATATGCCATCCAGTGCGTCATTTCCTGAAGCAGAACTCCTGTACCATCCTTGGAGACAAATTATAAACCAAAATGATTCCCCAGCTGAGAGTGGACTTGAAGCTTCTTACCACCCATCTTCAAGTTTCTGCGGTAAATAA
- the LOC103976196 gene encoding uncharacterized protein LOC103976196 isoform X1, which translates to MNEYTREGTKSTRGCFFRPSAATAFPKPATNQSPMATYGGVLRRSAAVVERARDSARRTRKALARFACPQAFAGPPDAEAAAVRAVRNLRSFRLHYALLLWVLLLASLFPRRRATMLFFMAASKAAFFYGVLLKAFPNSALLRQVLDRRLAAALVLAVVGVELVMTRAVPQFLLAMAIGLPVVLLHAVFRVRDDLTASSEEAAAAANGGELGPMLEEKQDLELGSEVRFSRFKKWVKLIGYKFFYCQKAKAYWQSDSADELLLVTKCSVKFLYAPCLPVLYSGFIPQDRHM; encoded by the exons ATGAATGAGTACACGAGAGAAGGGACGAAGAGTACGCGTGGTTGCTTTTTTCGTCCTTCCGCGGCCACAGCCTTCCCCAAACCAGCCACGAACCAGAGTCCAATGGCGACCTACGGCGGCGTGCTGCGGCGCTCCGCCGCGGTCGTCGAGCGCGCCCGCGACAGCGCCCGCCGCACCCGCAAGGCCCTCGCCCGCTTCGCCTGTCCCCAGGCCTTCGCGGGGCCGCCCGACGCCGAGGCCGCTGCCGTCCGCGCCGTCCGGAACCTCCGATCCTTCCGCCTGCACTACGCTCTCCTCCTCTGGGTCCTCCTACTCGCCTCCCTCTTCCCCCGCCGCCGCGCCACCATGCTCTTCTTCATGGCCGCTTCCAAGGCCGCTTTTTTCTACGGCGTCCTCCTCAAGGCCTTCCCCAACTCCGCCCTCCTCCGCCAGGTCCTGGACCGCAGGCTGGCGGCCGCGCTCGTGCTGGCCGTGGTCGGCGTCGAGCTGGTTATGACGCGAGCCGTGCCGCAGTTCCTGCTCGCCATGGCCATCGGGCTGCCGGTCGTGCTCCTCCACGCTGTGTTCCGCGTGCGTGACGATCTGACGGCCAGCAGCGAGGAGGCGGCGGCTGCTGCCAACGGTGGCGAACTTGGACCGATGTTGGAGGAGAAGCAAGATCTTGAATTGGGATCCGA GGTGCGGTTCTCGAGATTTAAGAAGTGGGTGAAATTAATTGGATACAAGTTCTTTTATTGCCAAAAAGCAAAAGCCTATTGGCAATCTGATTCAGCTGATGAATTGCTCTTGGTAACCAAATGCTCAGTGAAGTTCCTCTATGCACCTTGCCTTCCTGTTCTCTACTCCGGGTTTATCCCACAGGACAGGCATATGTGA